A region of Streptomyces sp. NBC_01267 DNA encodes the following proteins:
- a CDS encoding response regulator transcription factor: protein MNASGILKAAVVATSEVVRTGLAQMLEQAVGVDGYAVFEPEEFAAEAREDAIQLLILSCHVLILWSVNGSGHGEDAWTAELAAVARENGILVVLVLPGAEMDRAAAGIVVPCDGILDQDALTTDGLSCALKRLASGERFVMEPTARAAQRTRKGDVTPMAGVAAVLLTAREQHVLELLVEGRSNKQIGQALAFSEHSAKRLVAIVLSKLNCPNRTQAVAVALREGLVGADAGFRGIAGRVAAGRREDRTG from the coding sequence ATGAACGCCTCGGGAATACTGAAGGCCGCCGTCGTTGCCACGAGTGAAGTGGTCCGGACCGGCCTTGCCCAGATGCTCGAACAGGCCGTGGGCGTCGACGGCTACGCGGTGTTCGAACCCGAGGAGTTCGCGGCGGAGGCGCGCGAGGACGCCATCCAGTTGCTCATCCTCTCCTGCCATGTGCTGATCCTGTGGTCCGTGAACGGATCGGGCCACGGCGAGGACGCGTGGACCGCCGAACTCGCCGCGGTCGCCCGTGAGAACGGCATCCTGGTGGTGCTGGTCCTGCCCGGGGCCGAGATGGACCGGGCCGCTGCCGGGATCGTCGTGCCGTGCGACGGCATCCTGGACCAGGACGCCCTGACCACCGACGGGCTGAGCTGCGCGCTCAAACGGCTGGCGAGCGGTGAACGGTTCGTGATGGAGCCGACGGCGCGGGCGGCGCAGCGGACCCGCAAGGGCGACGTCACCCCCATGGCCGGTGTGGCGGCCGTACTGCTGACCGCGCGCGAGCAGCACGTGCTGGAACTCCTCGTCGAGGGGCGGAGCAACAAACAGATCGGGCAGGCGCTGGCGTTCTCCGAACACAGCGCCAAGCGGCTGGTGGCCATCGTGCTGTCGAAGCTGAACTGCCCCAACCGTACCCAGGCCGTCGCCGTGGCCCTGCGGGAAGGACTGGTCGGCGCCGACGCGGGATTCCGTGGCATCGCGGGCCGGGTCGCAGCCGGTCGGCGCGAGGACCGTACGGGCTGA
- a CDS encoding AAA family ATPase, producing MSPQHRAPGPADPDGDRVRLVERAAESAALREAVRQVAGGGSATVVVHGPPGTGRSALLTEAAELARDARLQVITVRCAPADRARRYGIAGDVVTAVRGAGARSAGEPSGPQPPLALLVDDTQWADPHSQRWAHALTRRPVDRPLLLVLTGHGPVLPTVRAAARYELALRPLSRNGVRTLLIEAYGERSYRPLVPAAVAATGGNPAVLRATLHRCPAPAPAAGELGAVADQVGRDQVRRALAALPAQLIALLRASAVGSGDLSFRQVYEIAEVPSSCERARAELAHTGLLDDPARPRLRDPLMADRILGLMDGAERRELYVRAVRLGRRDGAPAPVLGRLVSHTRLTEAWVPRILHAAGAHARRSGDPGGAVALLERAVDRGATGALRAEVLLELAMAQTYVRPEAADRGFHRVLAEVTEPELSGPRLIAADVLALRGGGRAAACALASAGGRDTVPEAERRTLLGLHGLSAAEQPTAGQAFAPTGPVAPGGARTEPAPPPTDPAQAAAAAWRRCALGTEPHEARRLAAVALTRAAVAAGPLAPGLAAVRVMAVAEDMDAARAGLDLIEAEARRRGVRPAVGLAMLTRAELALRCGDLPRARARLAETVIEVPGAHWHPRELPRLTALGVLVDLESGLVDRAESALAAPLPDGHEYSLGWTELLFARGLLELCTGRTSEATTHLRECGRLLLNAGCTNPAVMPWRSHLALAQAATDPESATRLLADELATARAWGASGTVGAVYLRTALALPGPAAARHLRNAVRVLAGSPARARYAQAKVELAAVLLDDGQPANGRRMLREAMETLRVGGGRPTPRADEVAARYAALARTAQVRLTAAQLRVALFAAEGLPNKAIAQALSISLRAVELHLTNSYRALGISGRADLAAALGLGDGGTPTG from the coding sequence ATGAGCCCGCAGCACCGGGCCCCCGGCCCGGCGGACCCGGACGGGGACCGGGTCCGGCTGGTGGAGAGGGCGGCGGAGTCGGCGGCCCTGCGGGAAGCCGTGCGGCAGGTGGCGGGCGGGGGGTCGGCCACCGTGGTCGTGCACGGCCCGCCGGGCACCGGCCGCAGCGCCCTGCTCACCGAGGCCGCGGAACTCGCCCGGGATGCCCGGCTCCAGGTCATCACGGTGAGGTGCGCACCCGCCGACCGCGCACGCCGGTACGGGATCGCCGGGGACGTCGTCACCGCGGTGCGAGGCGCCGGTGCGCGATCGGCCGGGGAACCGTCCGGGCCACAGCCACCGCTGGCACTCCTCGTCGACGACACCCAGTGGGCCGACCCGCACTCGCAGCGGTGGGCCCACGCGCTGACCCGTCGCCCGGTGGACCGCCCCCTGCTCCTGGTCCTCACCGGTCACGGCCCGGTGCTGCCGACGGTGCGCGCGGCGGCACGGTACGAGCTGGCGCTGCGCCCGCTGAGCCGCAACGGGGTGCGCACCCTGCTCATCGAGGCGTACGGCGAGCGTTCCTACCGCCCGCTCGTCCCGGCGGCCGTCGCCGCGACCGGCGGCAACCCCGCGGTGCTGCGGGCCACGCTCCACCGCTGTCCGGCCCCGGCCCCGGCGGCCGGTGAACTGGGCGCGGTGGCCGACCAGGTGGGCAGGGACCAGGTACGACGGGCGCTGGCCGCACTCCCCGCGCAGCTGATCGCGCTCCTGCGGGCGAGCGCGGTGGGGAGCGGTGACCTCTCCTTCCGGCAGGTGTACGAGATCGCCGAGGTCCCGTCGTCCTGCGAGCGGGCCCGCGCGGAGCTGGCACACACCGGGCTGCTGGACGATCCGGCCCGGCCCCGGCTGCGCGACCCGCTCATGGCCGACCGGATCCTCGGCCTGATGGACGGCGCCGAGCGGCGTGAGCTGTACGTCCGCGCGGTCCGGCTGGGGCGCCGCGACGGGGCACCGGCCCCGGTCCTCGGGCGGCTCGTGTCGCACACCCGGCTGACCGAGGCGTGGGTGCCCCGGATCCTGCACGCGGCGGGCGCACACGCCCGCCGGTCCGGTGACCCCGGAGGTGCGGTCGCGCTCCTCGAACGCGCCGTGGACCGCGGGGCCACCGGCGCACTGCGGGCCGAGGTGCTGCTGGAACTCGCCATGGCACAGACCTATGTGCGGCCGGAGGCCGCCGACCGCGGATTCCACCGGGTGCTTGCCGAGGTGACCGAGCCGGAACTGTCCGGGCCCCGGCTCATCGCAGCCGATGTCCTGGCGCTGCGCGGCGGTGGCCGGGCCGCGGCGTGCGCGCTCGCTTCGGCGGGCGGCCGGGACACGGTGCCGGAGGCCGAGCGGCGCACGCTGCTCGGCCTGCACGGTCTGTCGGCCGCCGAACAGCCCACGGCCGGGCAGGCGTTCGCGCCCACCGGTCCCGTCGCGCCCGGCGGTGCCCGCACGGAACCCGCCCCGCCGCCGACCGATCCGGCGCAGGCCGCTGCCGCCGCCTGGCGCCGCTGCGCCCTCGGGACCGAACCGCACGAAGCGCGCCGTCTCGCCGCGGTGGCGCTCACCCGGGCAGCCGTCGCCGCCGGGCCCCTGGCACCCGGACTGGCCGCGGTCCGGGTGATGGCGGTCGCCGAGGACATGGACGCCGCACGCGCCGGTCTCGACCTGATCGAGGCCGAGGCCAGGCGGCGCGGGGTACGCCCCGCTGTCGGTCTGGCCATGCTGACCCGCGCCGAACTCGCCCTGCGCTGCGGAGATCTGCCCCGTGCGCGGGCCCGGCTCGCCGAGACCGTGATCGAGGTGCCCGGCGCCCACTGGCACCCCAGGGAGTTGCCCCGGCTGACCGCGCTGGGGGTGCTCGTCGACCTGGAGTCGGGCCTCGTCGACCGCGCCGAGTCCGCTCTCGCGGCGCCGCTCCCCGACGGGCACGAGTACAGCCTCGGCTGGACCGAGCTGCTGTTCGCGAGGGGCCTGCTGGAACTGTGCACCGGCCGGACCTCCGAGGCCACGACCCATCTGCGCGAGTGCGGCCGGCTGCTGCTCAACGCGGGGTGCACCAACCCCGCCGTCATGCCCTGGCGCTCCCATCTGGCCCTGGCGCAGGCGGCCACCGACCCGGAATCCGCCACCCGGTTACTCGCCGACGAGCTGGCCACGGCGCGCGCCTGGGGGGCGTCGGGCACCGTCGGCGCGGTCTATCTCCGGACCGCTCTCGCGCTGCCGGGACCTGCGGCGGCCAGACATCTACGGAACGCCGTACGGGTGCTGGCTGGCTCCCCCGCCCGCGCCCGGTACGCCCAGGCGAAGGTGGAGCTGGCCGCGGTACTGCTGGACGACGGACAGCCGGCGAACGGCCGCCGCATGCTGCGCGAGGCGATGGAGACGCTACGGGTGGGCGGCGGGCGCCCGACGCCCCGCGCGGACGAGGTGGCCGCACGGTACGCGGCGCTCGCCCGCACCGCACAGGTCCGCCTGACGGCGGCGCAGCTCCGGGTCGCGCTGTTCGCCGCCGAAGGCTTGCCGAACAAGGCGATCGCCCAGGCCCTGTCCATCTCCCTGCGCGCGGTGGAGCTCCATCTGACCAACAGCTACCGGGCGTTGGGGATCAGCGGCCGGGCCGATCTGGCCGCCGCGCTGGGACTCGGCGACGGCGGCACCCCCACCGGATGA